From a region of the Pukyongiella litopenaei genome:
- a CDS encoding DUF1684 domain-containing protein, which translates to MPTKEHLEGQWREWRYAHVATMFRPYGWTSLVAQYWLEENDRDVRFDLLPGLWSVRDGRVMFTPPAEGPSLSVNGAYPDRPVEIVPGRNQTYGHGDSVPVYSGVNEVETIVRTRDDGERLFAVRVRDPNRATRPEDAGVTAFDYDPAWRIPGVFTPTARVDYEAETVEAGVRETTPRMGTFAFERNGKRYDLVIIGKDTPNGIQPVAHVRDQTSGPVTYGAGRVVELQFTDAENSRIDWIDFNYAVALPCAFTNFVTCPLVPAENQLDFEVLAGEKRPTETVARTMTYQARADAVG; encoded by the coding sequence ATGCCCACGAAAGAACATCTGGAAGGCCAGTGGCGCGAATGGCGCTATGCCCATGTCGCCACGATGTTCCGCCCCTATGGCTGGACATCGCTGGTTGCCCAATACTGGCTGGAAGAGAACGACCGCGATGTCCGTTTCGACCTGTTGCCCGGACTTTGGTCGGTCAGGGACGGGCGGGTCATGTTCACGCCGCCCGCCGAGGGACCGAGCCTGTCGGTGAACGGTGCATATCCGGACCGCCCGGTCGAGATCGTTCCGGGACGCAACCAGACCTATGGTCACGGTGACAGCGTGCCGGTCTATTCCGGCGTGAACGAGGTCGAAACGATCGTGCGCACCAGGGATGACGGCGAACGGCTATTCGCGGTCCGCGTGCGCGACCCGAACCGGGCGACGCGCCCGGAGGATGCCGGTGTGACCGCGTTCGACTATGACCCGGCATGGCGCATTCCCGGCGTGTTCACACCGACCGCGCGCGTCGATTACGAGGCCGAGACGGTCGAGGCCGGCGTCCGCGAAACCACCCCGCGCATGGGGACCTTCGCGTTCGAGCGGAATGGCAAACGCTATGACCTGGTGATCATCGGCAAGGATACCCCGAACGGCATCCAGCCGGTCGCGCATGTCCGCGACCAGACCAGCGGTCCGGTCACCTACGGGGCCGGCCGCGTCGTCGAACTGCAATTCACCGACGCTGAAAACAGCCGCATCGACTGGATCGATTTCAACTATGCGGTCGCGCTGCCCTGCGCCTTCACGAATTTCGTCACCTGTCCACTGGTGCCCGCCGAAAACCAGCTCGATTTCGAGGTGCTCGCGGGCGAGAAGCGCCCGACGGAAACCGTGGCGCGGACGATGACCTATCAGGCGCGGGCGGATGCGGTGGGCTGA
- a CDS encoding ATP-binding protein, whose product MKNTHSPLLRSYHSWIANESLEDYSLRYAARSFRKWSPFIIANTALGGISFLALEAIGAAITLSHGFANAFPAILVAIVFIFIASFPIAYYSSRYNIDMDLLTRGAGFGYIGSTITSLVYATFTFIFFALEGAIMAQALLLLAGIPLVVGYLISSIVIIPITFMGVTMINRVQLVSQPVWVAMQLLPFAYILYEDPETIRRWTGFIGTQEGGSAFNILSFGSALGILFALSIQIGEQVDYLRFLPEENRKNRSAWWAAVILAGPGWILVGGLKILFGSFLAVLVISAGQPKQTALEPVHMYIQAYEYVFADPGLVLAAATIFVIISQVKINITNAYAGSLAWSNFFSRVTLYHPGRVVWLLFNIMISLLLMMLGVFDTLEVVLAIYSVIAAAWVGAIFADLAILKPLGISPSFTEFKRAYLPDFNPVGCGAMALASLAAFFVFAGFFGELAQAYAAPMAFFIALLTAVLIGVLTGGRYYIARPSVALAGPGDANVRCELCGFEYERPDMAHCTFYQRPVCSLCCSLEAHCHDMCKSPQVAVGTDFGTSTGGLRAKIAPNTFKRLVKAGGIFLALSVVVAAAILITYRLIEPDPASTHLDSSLILFGVFLALLPLLAVGTWWIVLSHESRELAERDLLISLEELEKAQNDLAANERLAAIGEVTATVSHELRNPLGTLVNSADLLRRSVTGTQAETLGELDRLQRNAWRCVKIIDDLLDFSRNYSFYAIEIELDGWVTRALADIDPALRARIVVELGSESAVLADSERLRQAFVNILNNAAQACDLATSDAPIRVATFSEGDEVVLDVTDRGIGMTDDVRRRIFEPLFSTNAFGVGLGMPLVRRIIEHMGGTVRVTSESGTGTTVQFRLPRAGAPEP is encoded by the coding sequence TTGAAGAACACGCATTCTCCGCTGCTTCGGTCGTATCACTCCTGGATCGCCAATGAATCGCTCGAGGATTATTCGCTGCGATATGCGGCGCGGTCATTTCGCAAATGGTCCCCCTTCATCATCGCGAACACCGCGCTTGGCGGCATATCCTTTCTCGCGCTCGAAGCAATCGGTGCGGCGATCACGCTGAGCCACGGCTTTGCCAATGCCTTTCCGGCGATCCTGGTCGCGATCGTGTTCATCTTCATCGCCAGTTTCCCGATCGCGTATTACTCCAGCCGCTACAATATCGACATGGACCTGCTGACGCGCGGCGCGGGGTTCGGGTATATCGGCTCGACGATTACGTCGCTCGTCTATGCCACGTTCACGTTCATCTTCTTCGCGCTCGAAGGCGCCATCATGGCGCAGGCCCTGTTGCTGCTGGCGGGAATTCCGCTGGTCGTCGGCTACCTGATCTCGTCCATCGTCATCATTCCGATCACCTTCATGGGCGTTACCATGATCAACCGCGTTCAGCTGGTCAGCCAACCGGTCTGGGTCGCGATGCAGCTGCTGCCGTTCGCCTACATCCTCTACGAAGACCCGGAGACGATCCGGCGGTGGACCGGGTTCATCGGCACGCAGGAGGGCGGGAGCGCGTTCAACATCCTGTCATTCGGCAGCGCGCTTGGGATCCTGTTCGCCCTTTCCATCCAGATCGGCGAGCAGGTGGATTACCTGCGGTTCCTGCCCGAGGAGAACCGGAAGAACAGGTCCGCCTGGTGGGCGGCCGTCATTCTCGCCGGCCCCGGCTGGATACTGGTCGGCGGGCTGAAGATCCTCTTCGGCAGCTTTCTCGCGGTGCTGGTCATTTCGGCCGGCCAACCCAAACAAACCGCGCTGGAACCGGTCCACATGTATATCCAGGCCTATGAATACGTCTTTGCCGATCCGGGGCTTGTGCTGGCGGCGGCCACGATCTTCGTCATCATCTCGCAGGTCAAGATCAACATAACCAACGCCTATGCGGGTTCCCTGGCCTGGTCCAATTTCTTTTCGCGGGTGACGCTCTATCACCCCGGCCGCGTCGTCTGGCTGTTGTTCAACATCATGATCTCGCTCCTGCTGATGATGCTGGGGGTGTTCGACACGCTCGAGGTGGTGCTTGCAATCTACTCGGTCATTGCGGCGGCCTGGGTCGGCGCCATCTTTGCCGATCTCGCGATCCTCAAGCCGCTCGGCATCAGCCCGTCATTCACCGAATTCAAGCGGGCCTATCTGCCCGATTTCAACCCGGTGGGATGTGGCGCGATGGCGCTGGCCTCGCTGGCCGCGTTCTTCGTCTTTGCCGGGTTTTTCGGTGAGCTTGCCCAGGCCTATGCCGCGCCGATGGCATTTTTCATCGCCTTGCTCACGGCGGTGCTGATCGGCGTCCTGACCGGCGGGCGCTATTACATTGCCCGTCCCTCGGTGGCGCTGGCCGGGCCCGGGGATGCAAATGTTCGCTGCGAGTTGTGCGGGTTCGAATATGAACGCCCGGACATGGCCCACTGCACCTTCTACCAGCGCCCGGTCTGTTCCCTGTGCTGCAGCCTCGAGGCGCATTGCCACGACATGTGCAAGTCGCCGCAGGTCGCGGTGGGAACGGATTTCGGGACCAGCACGGGCGGGCTGAGGGCCAAGATCGCCCCCAACACGTTCAAGCGGCTCGTCAAGGCGGGCGGGATATTCCTGGCGCTTTCCGTGGTCGTCGCCGCGGCGATCCTGATCACCTATCGACTGATCGAGCCGGACCCGGCATCGACGCATCTCGACAGCAGCCTGATCCTCTTCGGCGTGTTCCTGGCCCTGCTGCCGTTGCTGGCGGTCGGAACCTGGTGGATCGTGCTGTCGCATGAGAGCCGCGAACTTGCGGAGCGGGACCTGTTGATCTCGCTGGAGGAACTGGAGAAGGCGCAGAATGACCTGGCGGCAAACGAACGCCTGGCCGCCATCGGCGAGGTTACCGCGACGGTCAGCCATGAACTGAGAAACCCCCTGGGAACATTGGTGAATTCCGCCGACCTGCTGCGCCGTTCGGTGACCGGGACCCAGGCGGAAACCCTGGGCGAACTGGATCGGCTGCAGCGCAACGCATGGCGCTGTGTCAAGATAATCGACGATCTTCTTGATTTTTCGCGGAACTATTCATTCTATGCGATAGAGATCGAACTGGACGGCTGGGTGACGCGGGCCCTGGCGGATATCGACCCGGCATTGCGGGCGCGGATCGTCGTTGAGCTGGGGTCGGAAAGCGCGGTTCTGGCGGATAGCGAGCGGCTGAGGCAAGCCTTCGTAAACATCCTGAACAATGCCGCCCAGGCCTGCGATCTCGCGACGAGTGATGCCCCGATCAGGGTGGCGACGTTTTCCGAAGGTGACGAGGTTGTCCTGGATGTGACCGACAGAGGGATCGGTATGACTGACGATGTTCGCCGCCGTATTTTCGAGCCGCTGTTCAGCACCAACGCCTTCGGCGTAGGCCTGGGGATGCCTCTGGTCCGGCGCATCATCGAGCACATGGGCGGAACCGTGAGGGTCACCAGCGAAAGCGGAACCGGCACGACGGTGCAGTTCCGCCTGCCGCGCGCGGGGGCGCCCGAGCCGTGA